The genomic segment TTTGGACCGGCCGGATCCTGTCGGGAGAGAGACGGAAGATACGTCTAAACGCGGATAATGGTGAAAATACAATTTCCTTTATAACTTTTGGATTTctatcacatttattttttataactgACTGTTATTATCTCAACCAATGGAGCTCGCATTCACTTTGCTCTGAATGCATTATCTTTTGCAGGTTGTATTTAACTTACATGCCACAGGGGCCATTAATGagacagaatatatatatatatatatatatatatatatatatatatatatataagctgtTTAACAGTGTTGttaaggtctctctctctctctctctctctctctctctctctctctctctctctctctctctctctctctctctctctatttctctctctctctcgctctctcgctctctgtctagTCCTATTTGACTAAACACCTGCCGTTTCGATAAGCCTTTTGTAGGTCCACAGTATCACCTATCAATTGTTCATTTTTCTGATGCCTGAGTTACACCTCACATATATATACGCCTTGTATGTAAATCTCACTTGTTAAAGCACAACTAGaagtggtttgttttgtttgattgtcCCACAGTCACTAGCCTGTAGGTAAATGGATGAGCTGTGATCCACTTGCTATAAAATCATAGGACTGACTGGAACCTTCAGGAAACTTCGCCAATAGCCCCAACCACCGTTACCTGGTAAGCAAaacattcattcataaatatagTCATTATGTTAGTTATGACCATGAATCTGTTTCGACCTATCCCTGACTTGTGTGCGGTTTCTAATATTTTTTAGCCCCACAATCTGGAGTTGGAGGACATGGAAGACTTATTTGACAACGACacagttaaaaataatgaaactGACCTTTGTAGGAGCTACCACTTAGTTGTTATCACAACGCTTGATATTTCTACTGTTCTCATTGGACTACCGGTGATTGCAAAGCTGCTGTGGACGACCTTCCACTCAAAGAAGACCGATGTCCTCAATATTAATTTGGCATGTTTTCACACCCTTCAAAACATGCTTTCCCTGTTACAAATAATTTTAATTTTGATTAACATTGATGACCATACCAAAATTACTAggtttttatttgtgtatgtactCATAGGAGGGCCAATGAATCTATCCTTCATCTGTTTGGAGCGGTACATTGCTGTGATCTATCCCACCTTCTACCCACTGTTGAAGAAGTACAGATGCAGGGAGGGTTGTTCGCTGTTGGTGTGGCTTTTGGCGGTGCCTCCTAGCCTAATGAAAGCCCTTTCTGAGGACCTCCATACTTCAATGGAACAGGGGTCAATGGACCTTGTAGCGTACACCATTTTGTGCCTTACTACAGTTGTAATGTTATGGTCCAACATCGCCATTCTCAACGCTCTCAAAAACTCGCAGTCCTCCACTGATAAACAACATCCTGTCAAAAAGAGAGCTTTTCAAACAGTCCGAGCAATATTCATCGCGTCATTTCTGTGTTACATCCCAGCGGGTATAATGGTAAAGTATAAGACTGTAGTGAGAAACTCCTCTTGTATAATTGCTCCTTTCTGTATATTCCTCGTCTCTGTCGCTAGTGTGGTGCATCCCATGTTTTACCTGTCAGCTACAGGGCAGCTGTTTCCATGTTCAACACCGACAAAGTGAGATAGGCCTATTTATCTTTATATCTGAAATGGAGGTTattcctcctccatccttcttAGTTTTAGTCAAtcttttattttaccttttcagaatacattgttttgtttattcACGTTTTCTTGCCAACATCGCCCGGTTCCTCCTTTGAGAGCGATTGATCGCCCACCGTAACCATCCTGTTGAAACAGGTTATACTTGGTTTACTTTAATTTGCCCATTGAAGGAGTAGTGAGTAGAGTCCCTTTAATATATTCTTTTTTCTCACAATTCTTTCTGCGAGGACGTCTATAACGAATGCCATATGAAGATTATTTTCACCCAAAATTGGCGCAttataaaaaatacacaaaaaagtACGTTGTGTACACAATATTTATGCATGTTTAATGTTTTTGGAATAAAGTGTATGGTGTTCAAAAGTTTAAAGTCATTTATTTACATTCACTTACATTTCTATTTACAAATTTCTTGACACTTACAGGTAAACATTTTGGAAGCTGTCTTTGTGCTGGTAGGCTCGTACTCTCCTGTGCAGCTAGAGCCTATGATAAATTGTATTGTTTCATTTAGCCACTGATATGCCCCTCTCTTCCTGTAGTCAAATATTAGTCTGCTGACCAGACCGAGGGGTCTTGACATTTTATATAGCCTTAGGCTTAGTAGGCCAATGGCCATTCATTCCAACATGTGTGGTTTCCATTGCTGTTGGCTGGGTTTTCCACAATAAATTCCTTTAATCACGGGCATTTTGAATTGCATGGGTCCCCAGAAGAAAATAAGCTATACACGCTGACTAAAGGAAACATTGTGACGGCCCCTAACAAGGAACCCAACTGCACTACAGCGCCGCACCACACGAGGGCGCTGTGTCCTTCGTCGCGCAGGATCACCCCAATGATCACTTTTACATAGGACAGAGTGAGAACAAAAACAATCCAGGCACACACCTGTTGAGCAGAAGACAAGATGGGTGAACCTCATTGCATGCGTACATTCAAATGCGATGGAAATAATGGCTCTCAATCGAAATGCTGTAATAGCAGGTTATGCCATATTTTCCATAAACAATATACGGTAACATGTGAAGGTAATTAAATACTGGTGATTCTGGTTAACCGGCATATTTGATTAAAGAAAACAGCACAGAAATCACAGTTTTACACTGCTAAAGCATTAATCAGAAAATAATTAACTTATGACCACTATTTCACCACCAGGTACGAGGTTGATTAGTTATTAGATAAAGCCTCTCCTATCTGGGAGCGTCCACCCGGATGTAGGATGAAGCGATTTTAGCCTCCCAGTTGGTGCAGTCCATCAGGTTGGTCATCTATCCATCCTACACCTGGGAGAACGCTCCCACTTATGATGTCCCCCGGGGAACGCTGACCCATCAGCCATCACGCCTGGTGGTAACGTAGGGACCCTTTATAGCAGAGCAACAGAGTACAAGAGGCCCTGAAACAGCGTCAGACTCACGATGAGGACCACTCCCGAGGTGTCGTGGACCAGCAGTGGACAGGGACTCAGTGCAGCCATGCTCACGATGTACGCTGCAACACCGGTGCCCAAACACGTAAGCACTCCCATCGACAGCAGCGACCTACGTGTGCAGAAACAAACATCTCATTTGCTGTTTGCGTTCTCTTGGATTGATTAATCATTACACACAGTAATCGTTGTGTTGACACCAGTGTGTGATGTGGTTTAGCgattacaagccatttcaaaatcaACACTATGGTGAACTGACACGTTTTTGATGTGCGTCCATATTCTGAAGCCGGACGCATGATGGTTCAGCCTACCAGTTAATCGTCCACTAGATAGGCTGGTACTAGGGTAATCTACCTATCAGGTTCCTGCAGAACCACAAGTGGATCTGGCTCTACCTTATCGGGATGAAAACGGCAATGAAGCAGGCCAGCGGGTTGGCCACGGCGGCCATGGTGGCGGACAGGTGGTAGGCTTTGTTCCCGTAGGGCAGGCACGAGTAGGACTGCACGGACGGCACCACCACGTTGGTCAGGGCGTTGACCCACGCAAGGATGCCAAAGATATATAGCACCTCCCTCGTGCTGTAGGCCCCCGTGCCGAAGCCGCTCCTGGGCTCAGCGTTGACCACTCTGAACGGATCCGTCCTCACGGCGCCCTTCTCGGAAGCCTGTGACCGGCCGTGGGTGGCCTTGACGCCATTTGTGTAGTCGCCGTTGCGGTGTTCCCGGGCCACGGCCGGGTGGTGGTTGAGGAGCAGGAACGCCACCAGGCACACCAGCATCATGGCGCTCAGGAAGTAGAAGAAAACCTCCGGCGAGAAGTTGGCCGGCTGATACCGGGCCTCCAGctcggtggcggcggcggcggcggtttGGTTGGGCGCCCACGCGGCGGCGGTGACGTTGACGCAGTCCACAACCCCGACCCCCTGCACCAGGGCCACCAGTGCCGGCAGCAAGCCGCTCAGGCCCTCACCGATGTAGTACGTGGTGAGGTACTGCGGCTTGAGGCGCATCATGAAGGGCAggaaggtgacggaggaggtgcAGTCCACGGTGGACAGGAAGAAGGTGAGCACCAGCAGAGCCACGCTGCGCGGGGCGCCCGCCACCACCGTGGTCTCCTTCCAGAAGAGGGCCAGCAGGAGGGAGGCCGCGGTGCCCAGGCCGATGATGAAGTAGATGACGGCCGTCTCGTTAAGCTTCCCCGGCTGGAAGCGGTGCATGAGGGTGACGAAGAGGGGCCCCACGTTGGCCATCTGGATGAGCACCGACAGGTAAGAGGGCAGGTACCAACCCTCGGGGATCTGGGGCACCAGCAGGGGCAGCTCCACCCACAGACCGTTGATGGACACCCAGGAGCCCATGCCCAGCAGGCAGGCCAGTATGTGGGTGAACAGGGACATGCTGAAGGAAAAAGGTCCCTTCGAGTGAAGCACAACTTTCCTAAAAGATGGGAGGAAAAGACATTTTGTTCGTTGGGGGTTGAGGGCATCTTGCCAAATGATGCATAAGGGTACACCTGCGGACACTGGGGATTGAATCTAGTACCTTTTCCATGGCAGTAGGGGACCGTAACCATCAGGCTTTCCTGCATAATACAATGCATGTGTCCACGGTACCCCAGGCTGCACAAGGATTGCGGTGAGGAAAGGCCGGTTCTCAGTAGTGTGTCTACTTGCGGATTTGCCAGCTTACAAGTCTTATTCTCCAAAGGCCGAACTCCCAAGATTGGACTTTGTATTCAGAAACGTCTTTCATGGTCTTTCATTGATCTGCTGTTACATAAGCCTAAATGTGGAACTGCTTATTATCAGTAATTGGCAATTAAACTTAATAACAAGCTTGAATAACAAAGGACTGGTTGGGGCGCCCTGGTAGCTAGAGCATTACCCGGGTTAATGGTATGCATTAAGCGCACCATTAAAGGCTTAGTCCTTTTGGCAGTGCtgcgggttcgattcctgcccatGGTCCTTGCCTGCATGTACTCCCATACCTTCCAGTCTAACTCACTTTATCTTGAATGATTAAAGCGTAAAGAAATGCAAAAAGATAAAGAGAAAATGACAAAAGAATGATCTGACTTGAAAGTTCTTAAGAAACAATATACATATGGCTGACAACCTCAAGGAAAGTAAAGTAAACATTATCAAAATGTGACCCATCAACAAACTTATGTTAATATGTAAGCAAACAATTGTATAAAAGGGTGTTTCCTCTTTCTCTAAATGATTAATTTGCATGTGCTGTCGAGTTAAGATGTCCTACAGCCCGTGAATGAGGCTTTAAAGTTACAGAAGAGGCGGAGACGTCGTGATCCAACAACTCTTCTTACTGAATAATACTATCGTATTGGTTTACGTGTCATGCAAAATCCGAAAAGTCTTTAATGACAAACCATATATTTGAACCAATGTAGACAAGACTTGGATTAAGATGGTTTCGTCCGTTTGGGAACCTTGCAAACTTTTGAAAAGTTTATAGCCATCTGCTATGCCGGGGTAATGTTCAGCAGTGTTATACAACCTAAGAACACGTCTGAGCAGGCATTGTTTGTGGAAATCATGAAGGAAATCATGCTGTGAGAGCTTTTGAAAACACTATTATGTCACAGCTCGGAAATCATAGCATGCACATCTGGCAATGGAACGtgaaaaatatatgaaaagttATAGAAAGGGTTTTTAACCTTTAAGTGCGCAAAATTGTCAATTTAAAATGTTCTATTTAAAGGTTATATTTGTGTCTCACTAAAAATAGTATCGTGAATTTCAAAAATTCTTTTTGCAAAGGATTAGCAGGTTGCAACACAGCATCTATCAACTTCCATATTAACATTTATACCATGTAATACCTGGGGTGCGCTTCTGTGACGTTATAATCACAGAAACGtcaagttaaaaaaaacaagacagtatCTCTTGTCGGGCAAACACTCACCGTGGCTCGACAGAAGCTCAGCAAACCGACATCTAAAATCACATTTCCCCGGACTCTGAGCCAAGTTTATaacggtgagggagggggggactaTGATCAACCAACCATGACACAGGTCTGCAAtatgccctccctccctgataCATTGACAAGTAGAGAGCCACACATCACATGTTGTGATTCGTAACCagcttctttgtttttttaacaaaaaaaacccACTAGTCAAAGGTTTATAGCATCTGGAGGTTttcttgaccccccccccaggccggtCATGGGAGCAGAGGCTTAAAGTTTTCAGTTCCCCTTTCCTGTATACGTACTTATCAGATATAAACCAAACAAGTTGTTTCTGTTGTGGTGTGGGCTTTTGGAAAAAGAATACATTTGTATTATCTATGTGATTCCTGCAAGAGGGAATCACAAGATGGAGAGGCCTCCATCTTTTATgtagcatttttattttattttattaaaaactaGAATGTAGTTAACAGAGTGGATTAATACTGAAATTCTTCTATATgggtaaaaaacaaaataatagcTTAACTTGAGTTAATGGCCTGAAAAATATAGTACGATTGAGTAGATACCTTTTCATAAGCACATACTTTGCGGAAATGTCCATTCtcagaagaaaaagaaataaataattataagaAGCCAAGAGATTAATGTGGGCTAATGACAAGAAACCAAAATGGGGAGCTGGATACCCGTCGATTGGATTTAGCTTAAACGTCATGaaaatattcataaaaaaatcatatttgGAAAATAGTTAACAGAAATGGATTTGGATTGGTATCAATAAAAAGATCAGTTTCATCTTTGAAAGTTACTTGGTTTAATCAGTTTCACTATTTCGATTTAGTGAACTTAATCGTAAACAAACCACATGATGGCAGTAGCATACATCAGTCAGGACATAAAATACACAATGTAATGGCTTTGGCTGGTTTAATTTCGACAGCAAGGAGACGGGGGGGGCTAGAGACATTTGAAAGACATTACAATTTATTCTTCCTGATACATCGTTATCCTAAGTTCCCTGGGCTCTCAAGAGTGTCACAACATTGTACAGTTTAATACATTTGCCATATTGTAGCAATAAATCAAACCTAATTGAATACTAGAAGATGAGGCGTACCGTACCATTTGTTCTCAAAtaaccttttctttcttttaaaaaaTTAGCCCTTTCCTCAGATGACTAGCAATGAAAGGAGTGTGATAGCTATGTAGTAGCTAACCAATACCTTTAGGCACATTGAGATTCTGATCTTCACAAACCCAGACAAACATGGGCTGGGTAAAGGTTCATTATTTACTCAGGGAAATCATGATCCCTTCAAAACTCATTAGGACTTTCACGATGGTGTCAAtgttgaactgaattttttacAACCTAtgtactttaaaaaaaagaactttTTTGCAGATGATTTCACTTatgacaacaataataataatctgttaCAGTTCATAAACAAAATCCAACtaagaacaaaaaaaattacaatttCATCTACAATCAATCCGTCACATGGTAAATCAAACAATGAAGCCTTTACCCAACAAATCATGAACATTTCTTGTAGTAAAGTAACTATGACAATCTGTTCAGGTTTATCAACGGTAGCAGCATATTGATGATAATCAGAAAAGTACAATTTGAATATCaaaatatatagcctacattCGTGGTGGTCTGCTATTAACTAAAACATTTCCTCTTTTACCAAAGTTGGTTTATTGACACTACATTTGGTAGGCTTTGAATTTACCAGTAAATACATTCTTCGAAATATTACAATAATGTATTAACTATTTGCCACTGAACAATTACTGTCCTTTGGCTGGTAATAAACCTGTGGTGTCACTTTTTTATGTAGAAAGCACTGATGTACAATAATTGCTACGCTGACAACATTTTATTACACAAATAGTAATTAGCTTATCCCAGTTCCTCCTAGGGTGAAGTTgaattttaaaatgtgttgttacatttattgtCAGTTGTCAAATACATGATTATATTCTTTTATAATAATTACCAAGTGACTAGCAGCAAGTAAAAAAAGGTATTAAAAAGGCAAAAGAATCTCCCTGTATTGTTTGAAAGACCTGGACGCATATGGATTGCAATGAACAGAAAATATGGTCCGTGCATGAAATGGTTACTTAGTGTAGAGGTAGGAAACTCCTTCAGTGTAAATATTAATAACCATTTCCATTGCATTTCTTTCCCCTCGCATAAGAAAAGGAAGAatgcttttctttctctctgtgtgaatAAGTAGCTTATTGTGTTCCTGAGGTCATCAACAGTTTCACATGATCCTTCCAAAGCTTAGGACAGCTGTAAAAAATATTCATAAAACGCACCAAACACATAGCCTCTTGCAGTATCATCTCCTTAAAAGGCCCCTTTCTCTTTCCCAAGCTCTTGGTCGACAGTAACTCAATGCTCCCATTATCCAGGAAACTTGCCACTTCCAGCGACCTCTATgttccccaaaacaacaacagtgcgTCTCATCACGAGCGGCACTATCAGCGGGAATCAAAAAAAGGCTTGTGGCATTTTAATTCTAGAGCTTGCATCAAAAAAACCACGATCCCCTCGGAGTGAATACGGAGAACGACGTCTCAAAAATCCTGAAAATCGGTTCCGACGTTAGCTCGGACTGGACGCCGCGGGGCGGCTAGCTGCAGTTGTCCACACACTCCCGGGCGCTGGAGAAGACGTGGTAGACGCTCACCAGGGGGAACATGGAGAGCGCCCCCACCAGGGAGCCGGCCTGGATGGAGATGCCGCACCACAGCAGGGCGGAGTGGCCCGCCTCGTGGAGCAGGGTGCCGATGGCCACCTTCAGGTAGGAGAAGAGCCCCGTGAAGACGATCCAGGAGGTGACCTGCAGGGAGGAGGCgccacagacagagacacacacacacacacacacgtttcaccACATGATGGCCAGAACACTGGAACTTCACAACGCCACTGGATTCAGGGGTAGGATAGTGTAGCGGGCGAGGGTACGAGTCCCAGCTGCCCAAAGGTacccgggttcgatccccgctAACGTCCATGTGCTATGAGCCTTGGCAGTCACACAGGGCCTGTAGGCATCCCAGAGCAAGAGGGGTGAACAGCCCACCcgctccttcatgacctgttCCTGAAGTCACTTTTGGTGACATGGATAAAAGGAGCCAAGAACTAAAAATAGTATAGAAAGATTCTATGTGCCAGTTAATTCTTATTTTCCTCAATTCGTTAAATACAATGTAAACAAGACTTGGATTAAGATGGTTTCGTCCGTTTATAATTTGCCATTTCCGCCCACGTTGGACCAATCGCTGTAAACATCCATGAAATCCATGACGCTTACTACTAGAGTACAACctatttgttttggtttctcTTGAAGCCCCTCGTGTTGACATGACTTACAGGCGATGAACCAGCCTTAACACTGGTGGGTGCGTCTCGTGGTTCTGCGTTTCGGGCCAGAGTGACTCACCACTAGTCCCACGCCCGCCGGGTGCCCCAGGAGAGGGGGGCACGGGCTGAGGGCCGCCAACGCCATGAGGTACGCTGCAAACACCCCTCCTGCCAAGGACATGACGCCC from the Gadus morhua chromosome 22, gadMor3.0, whole genome shotgun sequence genome contains:
- the slc52a3-2a gene encoding riboflavin transporter 2, with product MSLFTHILACLLGMGSWVSINGLWVELPLLVPQIPEGWYLPSYLSVLIQMANVGPLFVTLMHRFQPGKLNETAVIYFIIGLGTAASLLLALFWKETTVVAGAPRSVALLVLTFFLSTVDCTSSVTFLPFMMRLKPQYLTTYYIGEGLSGLLPALVALVQGVGVVDCVNVTAAAWAPNQTAAAAATELEARYQPANFSPEVFFYFLSAMMLVCLVAFLLLNHHPAVAREHRNGDYTNGVKATHGRSQASEKGAVRTDPFRVVNAEPRSGFGTGAYSTREVLYIFGILAWVNALTNVVVPSVQSYSCLPYGNKAYHLSATMAAVANPLACFIAVFIPIRSLLSMGVLTCLGTGVAAYIVSMAALSPCPLLVHDTSGVVLIVCAWIVFVLTLSYVKVIIGVILRDEGHSALVWCGAVVQLGSLLGAVTMFPLVSVYSLFSSGDPCNSKCP